The genomic interval ATGTAGAACAACAAAGCATCCTTCCACATGGGCCAATTCCACCTAGCATTTTGGCCTCATCTCTTACACCGATTTGGCGAAGTTCAATTCTAGTCCGAAATATAGAAGCTAAATCCTTCACTAATTCTCTAAAATCAACACGTCCGTCTGCTGTAAAATAGAATATCACTTTATTCCGGTCAAATGTATATTCAACATCAACTAATTTCATATCTAGTCCATGTTCTTCTACTTTTTCACAACAAACATCATATGCCTCTTTTGCTGCATCTTTATTTTCCTCAACGATCATTCGATCCTTTTGATCTGCAATGCGTAAGACCTTTTTTAAAGGTAAAACCACATCATGCTCGTCCACTTCTTTCGGTCCGATAACGATTCGTCCGTATTCAACTCCTCGTACGGTCTCGACAATCACAAAATCGTCTTTTTGAAGCAAAAGATCACCAGGATCGAAATAATATATTTTACCAGCTTTCTTAAAACGAACGCCAACAACTTTAAACAACTGACGATCCCTCCTGCAAGTTCAGTACCATTTGTTCCATAAGGAGCTGGTTATTAGTATGGGCATCAAGCATACGCTTGGTGTGTAAAATGGTCTCTATTGATAAAAGAATCGTTTTCTGAGATAAATGTAAGGCTGACTGCTCTAATTCTTTCAAAAATCCTGGAAATGTAAGCCTTTCCCTTTTATCCATTTGTATAGATAATACGTCTCTATATATAAATAAGAACATATCTAGCCCTATATGAATCTGATCCCGATCTTGAAAATGCTTGTACCATTCTTGTTGAAGCCATAAAAGTGCTTCTCCTTCACTTTTTTGTATGGCTTCATATAATTTTAACACTTTTTTTCGTGCTTGTGCAAACCACTCATCATTTAGTAACAATAGAGCTTCATCTACATTTTGTGTTAACTGTGAAAGAAGCGTAGCCATATCTTGTGGTACACCTGATTCTACGAGTTGTTGAATTAACAGATTAGTAGATAAAGGACGAAATGAGATGATTTGACAGCGGGAAAGAATGGTACTTAGCATCTTTTGAACTTGTTCTGTGATCAAAATTGCTATCGTTTGTTGATGAGGTTCCTCAAGGAATTTTAGTAAACTGTTCGCAGCATTGGTCGTCATCCGGTCAGCATGGACAATCGTATAAAATTTCTTTGAAGATTCCATTCCCGACTTGGAGAATTCCTCCTGCAAGGCTTGTATTTGACCTTTTTTTATGGATTGACCATCTGGTTCAATCAGATGAACATCTGGATGATTTCCACTTTCAATCCTTTTACAATGGTGGCATTCACCACAAGGCATGTAATCATCAATAAGCTGATGGCAGAAGAAACTTTGTGCTAATAGTCGACTGGCTTCTAATTTACCAGTCCCTTTCGTACCTTCAAATAAATAAGCATGTGCTAATCGATCCCTGATTATAGCTTGTCGCAACATCTTTTCAGCTGTCGGTTGTTTCGTCTGTAAATGTGTCCATTTTTGAGTCAAGGGATCACCCCTTATGTGTATAGGTTAATCAATAACCCTTTTATTTCTCCGATCTCTTCCAGTAGTTGCAAGGAATCCTTTTCACTACTTCTTAACTCCTCAGTTAGATCAACTAATTTTTCATCGATTGTTTCAACAAGCCTTAACGTACGATTTTCGCCAAATCCACTCCAGCTTTTTGATTGTTTTAAACTTAAG from Bacillus carboniphilus carries:
- a CDS encoding stage 0 sporulation family protein; protein product: MFKVVGVRFKKAGKIYYFDPGDLLLQKDDFVIVETVRGVEYGRIVIGPKEVDEHDVVLPLKKVLRIADQKDRMIVEENKDAAKEAYDVCCEKVEEHGLDMKLVDVEYTFDRNKVIFYFTADGRVDFRELVKDLASIFRTRIELRQIGVRDEAKMLGGIGPCGRMLCCSTFLGDFEPVSIKMAKDQNLSLNPTKISGLCGRLMCCLKYENDEYELARNELPDVGELVQTPLGEGKIVGLNILERVLQVEIPEQERVLEYTLDEIRNQDAVSY
- the holB gene encoding DNA polymerase III subunit delta', with the protein product MTQKWTHLQTKQPTAEKMLRQAIIRDRLAHAYLFEGTKGTGKLEASRLLAQSFFCHQLIDDYMPCGECHHCKRIESGNHPDVHLIEPDGQSIKKGQIQALQEEFSKSGMESSKKFYTIVHADRMTTNAANSLLKFLEEPHQQTIAILITEQVQKMLSTILSRCQIISFRPLSTNLLIQQLVESGVPQDMATLLSQLTQNVDEALLLLNDEWFAQARKKVLKLYEAIQKSEGEALLWLQQEWYKHFQDRDQIHIGLDMFLFIYRDVLSIQMDKRERLTFPGFLKELEQSALHLSQKTILLSIETILHTKRMLDAHTNNQLLMEQMVLNLQEGSSVV